The window AAGCTGGGATACGCGGCAGAAATTACCGACGCGCCCGAAACCCTTTTCCGGGCCGAACGTGTGATTTTCCCCGGCGTGGGCGCCTTCGGAGCCGCCATTCAAAATCTCCAGAAAACGGGGCTTGTTTCCGTGCTGGAGGAAAGTCTCAAAAAAGGGACTCCGCTGCTCGGCATCTGTCTGGGACACCAGTTACTTTTCACCGACAGCGAAGAACACGGCTTTTTCAAGGGTCTGGATTGGATTCCCGGACACGTTAAGCAGTTCCCGGAAACCGTGCGCATTCCGCACATGGGATGGAATCGGGTTAATTGGACC is drawn from Calditrichota bacterium and contains these coding sequences:
- the hisH gene encoding imidazole glycerol phosphate synthase subunit HisH — encoded protein: MIAIVNYGVGNLASVAKALKKLGYAAEITDAPETLFRAERVIFPGVGAFGAAIQNLQKTGLVSVLEESLKKGTPLLGICLGHQLLFTDSEEHGFFKGLDWIPGHVKQFPETVRIPHMGWNRVNWTQPSPLFAGIPTGTFFYFANSYYSETDSDHQLATTEYGQVFTSVAFNRNVFGVQFHPEKSQD